AAGTTCCATTTTTCAGCAAAGCCTTTAATATTCTTTGTTTATCAATATTTATTACAAATTATGAATCTATTCGGTTGAAACATACACACAAAACAAAACATATGGTACAAAGTGCGGTGTTTGGGCTTTTGTCTCTCACCATTAAAACAAGAGCATCGATACAAATATGAACTCATTTGAAAGTTTTAGTGTATGTGTCAATGTTGACTAGCCACCTAATATACAGATTATGAGCCCAACGTTTCACTTTTAAGGAATTTTATGTAGCTTTCAGTGTATAAAACCTGAGATCATCACTTGGATTCGGTCAGTTAATTATAAGGGAAATTTGGGTAGAAAGATGTTGTTATTTTCTATATACAGCCATATAGCCGGCCATTTCACTTTTATATAATTGTCTTCGGCCTGAAAGCTTCAGCACtttgaaaggaaaacaaaaacCAACTTTGGGGAGATGTCTAAACGTTTCAAGCTCAAATTCTTTCGTGTTATACCATCTTTTCAATTTTGTCGATCAAAAAAACCTTCCCATTTACCGGAGACTCCAGGTCCGGTGACCCACCGGCTATCTCCGGTGAATCCTAAAGCATTAGATATCTTTTATCCGAACCTCCCTGCACCGCCGCCGTCGACACCGGACTACTCTTTTTTCAAATGCCATTTGTCACCAAAGATAGCGACAGTTGGCTGCGGTTGCCGAGCAAGATCATCACACACTCAATACTTACCCTCAGTGGACGTTAGTTTTGAGTCACCTGATTACTCGTCGAAGAAAGTAACAGCTCGGTTGCATGCAGTGGTAAATTCCCACAATCACAAGCTTCAAAGGAAAACCTGTAAAGCATCGGTTAGTGATGAGAGCAAAAACGAGGTCGATAAGAAGGATAAGAAGATGGAGAAAGAGAGGGCAACTGCAAGTGTTTCATCGCGTGACAGTGGGTGTTTCAGCAGCGAAGGAACCGAAAACGAGGAGACCAAAACGCTAATCTCCGCTTCACTAAGCTTCTCGGACGATTCATTCCTCGAGTTGAATGAATCACTGGCTGGCGAATCCCATAACGAAACCAAAAAGAGCAAGAAAGAGATAAATAatgggaagaaaatgaagagacCGAGAAGCTTTGGTTCAAAGAAATACAGAGGACCTTCGAAACCTAACTGTTCAAAGACAAAGACAAAGACGGGAGCTCTATCATCGGAGAGCACTGAAACTGATCCAGCGAGACGGATGATGGTACCTTCGCGCACGGCTGAAGAGAAGGTAAGGGAGAGCGTTGCGGTGGTACAGAAATCGGAGGATCCTTATGAGGACTTCAAGAGGTCAATGCTGGAAATGATATTGGACAAACAGATGTTTGAGGCCGATGATTTGGAGCAGCTGTTGCAGTGCTTTCTTTCTCTAAATTCAAGGCAATATCATGGAATCATCGTGGAGGCTTTTACCGAGATTTGGGAGACCTTGTTCGGCGGTCACCCCAAGAATCTCCTCTGAGTTACAAATGGAACTTCAGAACTTATTAATGGTAAGCACTTGATTTTCCTGTAATAATTATTACTAAATTCGCCATTTCCGTTTCTGATAATTTTGCGGTCAGTTGAATCTTCAAGTTGGACGATAAAATGAAATAGGCATCGTGCAAAAGTATATTATATTCTTTCTCTTTCAGTTTTTAAGGGGGGGGGTTGCAAGCAATCAATTACTATAAATATATGATGTAATtcttttattcataaatttttcagaaaattgaaataaaagcaaagatttttcttttctaattagATGTGTATTTTTCATGAAGGTGTTTCATGCCTTGGCGAAATAATTGTCATCAATCAATGTTGAGTAATTGtgattattgaaaaaaaattaagttgcaCTGAGGATCAAGAAAAACAACAAATCAATCACCCTCACCGCTACCGAAAATGAAATGCTTTTAAGTTACAGAGCCTAGGCGGACCAAgcttaaaataatcatttttatagTATAGAATTAGTATTGTTTATAATAACTATATTAACTAATTAGTACcgttcaaaaaatcatttttgaggttttttttaaaatttaatccttgaaattaatcattatttttatattaaaatttcaaatttttttcaatttaatctttaaatttaacAATCATTTCTATATTGGAATTAatctttttttgtccaaattagttcataatatttttttgtaaccTTAAAGTTCAAGTCTTAATGCAAAAATATTTGTCAAATTCAAACCCCAATTAAAATCCATTATTCAGGAATTAGTTTAgacaaaaataattcaaatttatcaaattctaactttaaataataatttaaactttgtttttaattacaAGTTTGCTCTACACCTCATCCATTTCCACTGTTGGAAGGCTATTGTTGACACcaacaatataaatttaaaagctTAAACACAATTATTGCAAAAATAAAACTTATCTTAacgtatattaaaaaaaacaaaaaccaatCGCAATCTAAATTTTTctaatgaaatttgaaaaaaatttctttaccatgtaaataaataaatattacttttttatatCAGATTTTTAGTAATGGGCTTTGGCCCATTAATTTGTTCTCCAGACAAAAGATTCTGCAATGAAAAGCCCGAGGATCAATTAAAGATTCGAGCCGTCTAGCCGGAAATTGTGCGCCAAAgaaaatataaatccaaaaaaatttacaaaagacatgaaaaatAACCCAAACCCTCGACAGTTCCACCAACCTCTCCCTCTTGTCTCGGTTCATTGTCTCTTCCCAAAGAAATATGAAGGCGTCATTGAAAGGCAGATACACCAATGACAAGAGCACCGCCGTCGTTTCCCTTTCCGCCAACGCTGGCGATATCAAGCTACGCGCTTCCCTGACTGATGCGACATTCATCAAGGGTCCCAGCCTGAACGGTTTGACTCTTGCTGTTGAAAAACCCGGCTTCTTCATCATCGACTACGATGTCCCCAAAAAGGCACGCTTAACTTGAAAGACCCAAAATTTCCCCCTTTAACTACGCCTTTAATTAATCGTTGACTTGATGTTTATCTGAATTTTGCCTATTTGGGATAGGATTTTTGGTTTCAGTTCATGAACTCAGTTAGGGTTGCGGAGAAGCCGTTGAAGCTTACTTACATTCACGGCAGAGGGGACAACCGGACCGTGTTGGACGGGACACTCACCTTAGACTCTGCCAACAAGGTGTCGGCTAATTACATGTTTGGTACGAGGAACTGTAAGGTCAAGTACAGTTACTCGCACGGAGGGGCTACGACTTTTGAGCCATGCTATGATTTCGGGAAAAATGCGTGGGATTTTGCAATTTCGAGGAGAGTGTATGACGATGTTTTTAAGGCAACGTATCAGACTTGGAGCAGGGATTTGGCTTTGGAGTGGTCGAGAAACTCTAAGTTTAATGGGACTTTTAAGGTAACTGAAACTAACcagttttttttctttgatgtttttttttaattgaattttgagtGTTTATGTTGCATAATATAGTCTTGAAGTCTGCCATTTCTATTCTGAAATTGGATTTGCAATCTGATTTAACTGAAAATTTAATTAGGgaactttaaaaaagaaattgactGATGTGGTTtccaatatataatttaatagtgaCAAAGGTAAATTAAGGTTCATAGAAGATAGCTACAGGTTTTCAATCTCAAATGCAGTCAAAATACTGCATTTTCCCATTTTGCTTTGAAGTTTATTTTCAACAAAGAATTTGGTATGAATGAACTATTTGTCCAAGAAATTGTGTGCAAGAATGAAAACTGAAGTAATATGATGCCTGGGAGTTTCTAATCTGAGAAGACATTTTCTGCAAGATATTTTTCTAAAACACAGTCTTGTGTGGTTATCTGAGCAAGTAAGTAGATAGCTGCTGTTTCCTTGCGTCCGCAACCACCAGAAGCTTTGTTGTTTTCTTGATAAAAGACTTCTGGAATTGTTGAGAAGAGCTTGAAGCAAGCATGACCTTGGATTGATTGAATTGTTTTTCTCAAATGTACATGTTATTTGTATTTGCTTAAGGCGAGGATTTTATTGAATAGCGCAGGTgtttatataatgaaataaaatgccACCGTTTCTCATTACTTCTAACTAATTAAATGATATAAAGGAGGCAGTTAGGAATGTTTCTGAAGCAATATGCTGGTGTTTTATTGGGGGGTCGCTCATACTGATCCAACCTTTGTACTGAATCAAGTGAAGGGTTACTTTTCTTGCTTGGGAGATTCTAGATGCTCACACTGTGGTAAGGAGTGGATTTATTGAAGAGGAAACCATCTTGTATGGATATATTTGAGGAGGCTTTCCTTTGATGGGATACAAAATTCCAACTAAGGTTGCTTTCTTCGATTGGGATGCATAGAAGCAAACTTTTACTATTGGTAACGACCCAACAAGGCAAAGTTCTGTGTAACATCGGATAAGACAGCTTTGGAATCAATTTGTAGGCTTCTTACCGGCCTTGTCATATAGCCTTGGCCATGCGATGTTAGTAAAACAGATTTGATCCCTACATTTGGTTGTTAAGAGAAGGAAACAGAGCAGCGATTGAGAGCGATTGAGAGGACGAATAGCCCGTGTTGAAAGCTTTTAGATAATTGAGTTTTTGGGTAACATGGCATGTTGAGTTATGATGTGTTGGTTAGAAATTAAGTTTTGAAGACTTAAATACTATTTGTTGACACCGTGACTTGTTGCTTAGTGATCTAACTATTTTTTCTGTCTTTCCCAGATTTCAGCATCCGTCAATCTGGCTGAAGAAACTAAGATCCCGAAGCTTATTGCGGAGAGTTCTTGGGATTTGGAAATGTGATGTTGTTGCTCATCAATATTATCAATTTGCTTTGTTTGAATCACACACATTTGAACTAACAGCTCATTGtgagctcaaaaacataattGTGTTGCTTGCAACAAAACTTGTACCAGTCATTTGATCAGATTGAATATCACAAATCACCATTCTTGCAAGGCCTTGATATTTCTGTGACTTTGTTTTCATCTTCTATGATGAGATTATGCAGGTCATATCATATAAATCCGACCCAGTGATAAACAAagatacatgttttttttttattcattttatattttcaagagaaaggGAAGCCTCATGGTTTTCTTGATAATTATGTTGGTTAACTcttctaaacatataaaatatattacctGATGTTATCTTCCCTACTATTGAAAAAAGTGGGTTGCCGATACTTTTGCTGCCTTTTTCATTTTCTGACATTAAGCTGCAGTTCCAAAGGAAAATCAATCAACAAGATTGCATCATCCAAGCTTAGCAACTCGGGAATCTAATTGTgtactaaattcaaaatttaatatatgcaatttaaataaattgattcatataattatttgaaGAAGCTATTAGTCTGTAACTAAATTCAACAGGATATTACTGCAATTGGTCTTGGATGGATGGTTTCCCGGCAAAAAGGAACAGTAACGGAACGCTTCCTTTTACAAGGGCCCAAACCCAGTCCCAGCAAATGCAGGGCATGAATGTAATACATTTCAAGGCGGCTTAAAACCGTATGCGATTAAAATGGGGGCAAAGTCAAATGTAGAACTAAGAATTTTCTCTCAAAAATGAACGTGTCGTGCTGCAATTGGGTCTCAATAAAACTACAAATAAGCTAACCTGACTGAATCGTTTTCTTCAGATTAGATTATGTTTACTTTTTACCCTCTATATTATTGTTTTCATGGAAAATCCGCATTTCTTGCCCTAACTCGTACTACAGCGTACAAAACCCAAGTCAAAAACGTTACAACAGTTGTTCCTTTGCTCACCATCTCGCCAATCTTCTCACATCAGATTCATCGAATCTAACATAGATTCCACCCGAAATTCTCCGAAACTGAGATCTGTACTTGAGACAGGCTTTGATTTGTAATGGCAAAACATTGAATCAACGAAGTCTTCAAGCTTTCTCCTTTTCAGAAATGGCAAATCCCATCAAAGGCAAGTCTtatctcttcctttttcttttcatcttcacTTCTACACCTTTTCCCGTAGTTTTCGCTGGCTCTAACGGACCAATCGAAAACGAGCACCGACATGATCGGATTCCTCACCATGAACC
The sequence above is drawn from the Gossypium hirsutum isolate 1008001.06 chromosome A05, Gossypium_hirsutum_v2.1, whole genome shotgun sequence genome and encodes:
- the LOC107961116 gene encoding transcription repressor OFP7, whose protein sequence is MSKRFKLKFFRVIPSFQFCRSKKPSHLPETPGPVTHRLSPVNPKALDIFYPNLPAPPPSTPDYSFFKCHLSPKIATVGCGCRARSSHTQYLPSVDVSFESPDYSSKKVTARLHAVVNSHNHKLQRKTCKASVSDESKNEVDKKDKKMEKERATASVSSRDSGCFSSEGTENEETKTLISASLSFSDDSFLELNESLAGESHNETKKSKKEINNGKKMKRPRSFGSKKYRGPSKPNCSKTKTKTGALSSESTETDPARRMMVPSRTAEEKVRESVAVVQKSEDPYEDFKRSMLEMILDKQMFEADDLEQLLQCFLSLNSRQYHGIIVEAFTEIWETLFGGHPKNLL
- the LOC107960407 gene encoding outer envelope pore protein 24A, chloroplastic, with protein sequence MKASLKGRYTNDKSTAVVSLSANAGDIKLRASLTDATFIKGPSLNGLTLAVEKPGFFIIDYDVPKKDFWFQFMNSVRVAEKPLKLTYIHGRGDNRTVLDGTLTLDSANKVSANYMFGTRNCKVKYSYSHGGATTFEPCYDFGKNAWDFAISRRVYDDVFKATYQTWSRDLALEWSRNSKFNGTFKISASVNLAEETKIPKLIAESSWDLEM